tggatagatagatttaggaatataagtttaattttttaatgtttttatctagaatagttggtgtgggagttattttggaattctTTCGTAtaagtaattactgttaagatagaaaatgtagtgaaaataaaatttgaaagaaaaataaatattgtaatacatatattatattattttgtaaaaaaaagaaaactaaaaaagaTAAAGATATAGATGTAATCGCTGTCAGCGTGATACATACATTCTTgctatatcaataatttatttcacctacgtttatttcattacatttacGGGACTACTTGTAGGCTGTGCCATATTACATAGTATTacgtaaattacatatttatacagaATGTCCCAAAAAAAGCGGTAGTTCAGAAACAGAGCACCCATAGAACCCGAGCAACCCCTAGTATGTTCTACGACTTTTTGTAGTTTAggagttataattttttaggaaaataaacaattgattCTCTTTTTATCACTTACCTTAAGCAGATGGGCTaactattttacataaaaacataaaacttacCTACAGATCtcaatataagaaaattcacaagaattatttattagaagaaaacgtaaattgtatttttaaagcatagcactttaatatattgaaataaagttcttttaatttacttttaattactaaatcgGTTAAAAATACGCCTACGAAAAGATTCATAgcaaatgcaataaataattgcaataCTTCTTTCTTggctaataaaaattaaacaacaataataaatatttgattatatactttatttatatatataaagaatcgtaatacaaaataattcttaGGATACGGAATTTACTTTTTGCAGTGTTTTAACAGTATTTTGTAGACTTATTTATTGAACTTGAAATTCTCCAAATTTATTGACTaagttatttgtatatattccttttaataaaagatattaacATTACTTCAAtgcaaataattatgtaaattaattatatgtacatatttaaataattattagtgatgagatcaaatttattaaatgatacatttaaatattgattgacATAAATTTTCCTTAAGTATAAAcatatcaaaacatatttttcaattttaatacaatataattttttgctaGACTGCTTGTGCACACAGCGAGAAGACTGACAACTTCAGTCAGTCATAATGCATATGCATATCCATGGCATATGGAACTTAGCTGTTTGGATAAGGGTGCTCTGGTAATTCACTTTCAGAACAATTatagaaagaaacaaaaacactGTGCCTGtcccattttaaataaaattatacatatgcTACAGACAGACACAGTCAAAACCATTTACACATAACAACATACCAgtgatattgaccaaaatcaaagatcccagctgaattctattgtattaggtaatTAATAACAACCTCATTGGCTGTTCcaagtattgttttttaatatcatgatAGTGACTGTATTTATCTTTGCAAGCTAGCAACTTGTTCGTTAATTTCTGTAATTATTTCTGCTGACTTCTGTATGCTTTCAAATTGATAACCCATATGCACTGATATCAGTtgcattttctttaaattctgTTCTGTGCTCTCCATTAATGGTTCCGTACATGCTGTATCCCTTGCTGCTTTCATAAGGagctagaaaataataatataataatttagagaAAGTCAGTGATGCCAGGTTGTTTCTATTAAACAAATGCAGATCACAAATCAGGATCATTTGTCTGACTGACAAAAGAAGgaatatttagttaaagaGAATATCATaaggatttaaataaattattaataaaaaactgacCAACTGTATAAAATTCACTTTGACATGTTAACtaagttttattcaaataatactgTGGTGAGTTGTGTTCTAAAAGTCATTTTATTTGACCTAAATATTAAAGTCATTCTTTCATAATCATAAGCAAAAAcccctaataaaaatatggataaaaatataagatagtGTCATGCCTCATTAGATTTAGAACCTCGTTGGATCTGCCTAGCTAGTGAtgctatattgttcatattaaCTTGAACTCTCTCTGCAAGTCTTTGTTTTGATTCCGCGAACAGAGATCGGGCGCTGCTTGACGATGCCGATGTCATATttgcaaattaatttagaagGGAGAGTGATAAGCTTCTGAAAACACGTAGGAAATCATTATAAAATGGAATATATAAGACATAACACTGTAATGATAACACAATTTAGTGGTtaattgtacaatatttactatttgtgttggtatttattaaaaaactaatagtCGTCTAATTTCTTTTAGAAATTCTTCTAAATTTGtagtttgaatattttgtgttagaaGTAGAACTAAGAGgaactgaaatttaaagtattttcttttttttcaattttatcatttaacattatgTATTATCTTGTTAATGTCAGTTTCTGCAGTTTGTAACTGCCAACTGCCAAACGTCCAGCAGTTAATTATGAACTTTACCTACTCACTTGACAAGAAAGATTATATATCATctgtattttaagaaaatttaaagaaaacttagGAAAAAGGTATATACAGAGCtttctactttttattttcCGTTTTATGACTTATTGGTATGGGTGAATCGTCTCTTTTCACACAGTCTCCATCACATACCtacaatttatgttgtaaatgttttcttgtcatctcaaaaaaatatacgtagtgcactattgtattttaaaaatagtcgttaccgattaatattatataatttatgaaatggaTCAACAAAATTGTTTAGTGTTACACTAGCccgaaataaatatacttccactctacacaaaaaaaacttttttcgcATTAGAAAATAAGTTTGTTTTCTTATTGCGTTTTCGTTCTTGGTGAAATTaacagaattataaaaaaaataaacagagtaaaaataaagttaggTAATGTCAATTGCCATCACTGCTTGACTTTTCGCTGGTCACTGGTTAGACGTTTTTTTGTTGTTCAAGAAAATAttcactaataattattaatttaattaatagtgtTTTCGAAATGACTGTCGTAAATTTTTTCGTGTTAGataatttcattgttttatacaCAAATTTAACAGCTACCCTAATATAGgtcatgtttatttacttGACTGTTGTGATTAGACTTCCTAGTGTTTAAATTCATGTATTTTATCAGCTACAAGTggttatatcataaaaatggATAAAGGCGTAACGTGTGAGCATCTTAATAAGCTCGCTGATGTTTTAGACCAAGAACTTTGGCAGTCAAAGGAGGTgagatttaattgattttacttTTGCCTAACCTCAAATGacataaaattg
This sequence is a window from Pieris rapae chromosome 20, ilPieRapa1.1, whole genome shotgun sequence. Protein-coding genes within it:
- the LOC110995945 gene encoding uncharacterized protein LOC110995945, with the protein product MTSASSSSARSLFAESKQRLAERVQVNMNNIASLARQIQRGSKSNELLMKAARDTACTEPLMESTEQNLKKMQLISVHMGYQFESIQKSAEIITEINEQVASLQR